One genomic window of Candidatus Kuenenia stuttgartiensis includes the following:
- the rpiB gene encoding ribose 5-phosphate isomerase B codes for MKIAIASDHRGYDFKERIKVTLKELGHSVTDFGTSSKSESVDYPDFGMKAALSVGHGECDRGILICGTGIGMSLVANKVRGVRATLCHNLYTVEMSRRHNDANVLCIGADIIDEELLEQKVKLWLETPFEGGRHARRLEKIVELENGGGI; via the coding sequence ATGAAGATTGCAATAGCATCAGATCACAGAGGGTATGATTTTAAAGAACGTATTAAGGTAACATTGAAGGAATTAGGCCATTCCGTAACGGATTTTGGCACTTCATCAAAATCGGAGTCCGTGGATTACCCCGATTTTGGAATGAAGGCGGCGCTTTCGGTGGGACACGGGGAATGCGACAGGGGTATTTTAATCTGCGGCACCGGAATAGGTATGTCGCTTGTAGCAAACAAGGTAAGGGGCGTCAGGGCGACTTTATGCCACAATCTTTATACGGTAGAAATGAGCAGACGGCATAATGATGCCAATGTACTGTGCATCGGTGCGGATATTATCGACGAAGAACTTTTGGAACAAAAAGTAAAACTATGGTTAGAAACGCCTTTTGAAGGGGGAAGACACGCCCGCCGTTTGGAGAAAATAGTGGAACTGGAAAATGGAGGCGGAATTTAA
- a CDS encoding DUF86 domain-containing protein, giving the protein MNDEILKNLIDVLHAAEEIQRFTHEMDFKAYKNSPVTQRAVERDFEIIGEALNRIRKIDAEFIERISEHYRIIGFKNILIHGYDIVDEMIVWKAVKNHLPILIKEVREIVNA; this is encoded by the coding sequence ATGAACGATGAAATACTTAAAAATCTCATCGACGTCCTCCATGCAGCAGAAGAGATACAGAGATTTACCCATGAAATGGATTTCAAGGCATATAAAAACAGTCCCGTTACACAAAGAGCGGTTGAGAGAGATTTTGAGATTATTGGGGAAGCCCTTAATAGAATCCGGAAAATTGATGCGGAGTTTATCGAAAGAATTTCTGAACATTACCGTATTATTGGTTTCAAAAACATATTAATACATGGTTATGACATAGTAGATGAAATGATTGTTTGGAAGGCTGTTAAGAACCATTTACCAATTTTGATCAAAGAAGTACGTGAAATAGTAAATGCCTAA
- a CDS encoding 1-deoxy-D-xylulose-5-phosphate reductoisomerase, which produces MKNVAILGSTGSIGKNALHVVRNLKDSFRVTGLSSHSQWEFLARQAEEFNPSHIALSDLQLAGKLKQHLSGKQIEVISGNNCLKEIVLKSEADIVVSAVVGAIGLSAAIATVQAGKILALANKEALVMAGNIVIPLAKKNQILPVDSEHSAIFQALQSGRQNEIRRIIITASGGPFYDFPADTLADVTPAQALKHPTWRMGQKITIDSATLMNKALEIIEAKWLFNLEADQIDVVVHPQSIIHSMVEFCDGSVIAQMGMPDMKVPIQYALTFPERACLNAEPLDLPRIENLTFKKPDREKFPALKLGYLAVREGGTIGATLNAANEVAVQAFLEKKIRFTEIASFVEKVINHHHFIKDPCLEEILAADAWARQEIKKCLT; this is translated from the coding sequence ATGAAAAACGTTGCTATCCTTGGCTCTACAGGTTCTATCGGAAAAAATGCATTACACGTTGTGCGTAACTTAAAAGACTCCTTCAGGGTAACCGGGCTTTCCAGTCATTCGCAGTGGGAATTCCTTGCCCGGCAGGCGGAAGAATTTAATCCATCGCACATAGCGCTGAGCGACCTCCAATTAGCCGGAAAACTGAAACAACACCTTTCGGGCAAGCAGATAGAAGTAATCAGCGGAAATAATTGCCTCAAAGAGATTGTTTTAAAGAGCGAGGCGGATATTGTGGTTTCAGCGGTAGTTGGCGCAATCGGATTATCCGCCGCTATAGCAACTGTACAAGCGGGGAAAATCCTTGCCCTTGCCAACAAAGAAGCCCTTGTTATGGCAGGGAATATTGTCATTCCGTTGGCAAAAAAGAATCAGATACTGCCGGTGGATAGTGAACACAGCGCAATATTTCAAGCCCTCCAGTCCGGCAGGCAGAACGAAATCAGGCGTATTATCATTACCGCTTCGGGAGGCCCTTTTTATGATTTTCCCGCCGATACACTTGCAGATGTAACACCTGCTCAGGCGCTTAAACATCCGACATGGCGCATGGGGCAGAAAATCACCATCGATTCTGCGACGTTAATGAACAAGGCCCTTGAAATTATTGAGGCAAAGTGGCTGTTTAATCTGGAGGCTGACCAAATTGATGTGGTAGTACATCCGCAATCGATCATTCATTCTATGGTGGAATTTTGTGATGGCTCAGTCATTGCCCAAATGGGCATGCCGGATATGAAGGTCCCGATTCAATACGCCTTAACGTTCCCTGAAAGGGCGTGTCTTAATGCTGAACCGCTGGACTTGCCGCGCATAGAAAATCTTACCTTTAAAAAGCCGGATAGGGAAAAATTTCCCGCTTTAAAGCTCGGCTATCTTGCGGTCAGAGAGGGCGGCACTATTGGCGCTACGCTAAACGCCGCAAACGAAGTCGCCGTGCAGGCCTTTCTTGAAAAGAAAATTCGTTTCACCGAAATAGCCTCCTTTGTGGAAAAGGTTATAAATCATCACCATTTTATTAAAGACCCTTGCCTGGAAGAGATTCTGGCGGCAGATGCATGGGCAAGACAGGAGATTAAAAAATGCCTTACTTAA
- a CDS encoding LolA family protein — MQRSIWEDTSAILNSTGGEAQNLSVQQIKEVLIDNNSKLTTLRAKAKITLTAPESKGPVTCTGLIVYETPNHLRVIGSKLATTLFDMSTDGNTFWIYVPSEKKVYTGSSNALHKVNSSGMGISPNDMAGLFNLKNILGGESTVLEIWPYYWIIYAIDTNEGKINLKGKLLINRSNTDTFRCETFNPDGSVRLQAVFTDYSDFDSCRLPQRIDVRWPTYNTAMGITLSDIIVNSQLDSKIFTFTIPNGVEVVHMGN; from the coding sequence ATGCAAAGATCGATTTGGGAAGATACTTCTGCCATACTGAATAGCACGGGGGGGGAAGCGCAAAACCTTTCGGTACAACAAATAAAAGAGGTGTTAATTGACAACAACTCTAAACTTACTACGCTTCGGGCAAAGGCAAAAATAACCTTAACCGCGCCTGAATCAAAAGGGCCTGTTACATGCACCGGCCTGATAGTGTATGAAACGCCAAATCATCTGCGTGTCATTGGCTCAAAACTGGCGACTACCCTATTTGATATGTCTACCGACGGCAATACCTTTTGGATTTATGTCCCCTCGGAAAAAAAGGTTTACACAGGTTCCAGCAACGCCTTGCATAAAGTGAATTCATCAGGAATGGGCATTTCACCGAATGATATGGCAGGGTTATTTAATCTTAAAAATATTCTGGGCGGCGAGAGTACGGTATTGGAAATCTGGCCTTATTATTGGATCATTTACGCGATAGATACGAATGAAGGCAAAATAAATCTTAAAGGGAAATTGTTGATTAACAGGAGTAACACGGATACATTTCGATGTGAAACATTTAATCCGGACGGTTCTGTCCGGCTGCAGGCAGTATTTACCGATTATTCTGATTTCGATAGTTGCCGGCTGCCGCAAAGAATTGACGTCCGTTGGCCCACATACAATACCGCAATGGGCATCACGCTTTCTGATATCATTGTAAACAGCCAGCTTGACTCAAAAATATTCACCTTTACAATCCCAAATGGCGTGGAGGTAGTCCATATGGGGAATTAA
- the dapF gene encoding diaminopimelate epimerase has translation MKFTKMHGIGNDYVYVNCFHEVVEDPVGLSKKISDRHFGVGSDGLILILPSEIADCKMRIFNADGSEAQMCGNGIRCVAKYVYDHALVRKNPLTVETLAGIKTIELYTKNERVCSARVNMGRPKLMRPEIPMVGAETQVVDEMLVLNENTSFRVTCVSMGNPHCVIFVDDLKQLHIEKDGKAIEHHRVFPERTNVHFVKVHHPGEVTMVTWERGSGITLACGTGASAVCVAGVLNNLTERKLLAHLPGGDLELEWVEDENVYMTGAAAEVFTGEWLL, from the coding sequence ATGAAATTCACAAAAATGCATGGAATAGGCAACGATTATGTTTATGTTAATTGTTTTCATGAAGTAGTTGAGGACCCCGTCGGGCTGTCAAAAAAAATAAGCGACCGGCACTTTGGAGTGGGGTCCGATGGGTTAATACTTATATTGCCGTCAGAGATAGCAGATTGTAAAATGCGTATCTTTAATGCGGATGGCAGTGAAGCGCAAATGTGCGGAAATGGAATCCGTTGTGTTGCAAAGTACGTTTACGATCATGCACTGGTCAGAAAGAACCCGCTTACAGTAGAAACGTTGGCAGGCATTAAAACCATTGAGCTGTATACGAAAAATGAAAGGGTCTGTAGCGCAAGGGTAAATATGGGAAGGCCGAAGCTGATGAGACCGGAAATACCAATGGTTGGCGCTGAAACGCAAGTAGTAGACGAAATGCTCGTGCTTAATGAAAATACTTCATTTCGGGTTACCTGCGTTTCCATGGGAAATCCTCATTGCGTAATCTTCGTTGATGATTTAAAGCAACTCCATATAGAAAAAGATGGAAAGGCAATTGAACACCATCGCGTCTTTCCCGAAAGGACAAATGTCCATTTTGTAAAGGTTCACCATCCGGGAGAGGTTACAATGGTCACCTGGGAGCGTGGATCGGGCATAACCCTGGCGTGCGGAACAGGCGCTTCTGCTGTTTGCGTTGCCGGCGTTCTTAACAACCTGACAGAACGTAAACTTTTGGCACACTTGCCAGGCGGGGATCTGGAACTGGAATGGGTGGAAGATGAAAATGTTTATATGACAGGCGCTGCTGCTGAAGTTTTTACGGGAGAATGGCTTTTATAG
- a CDS encoding hybrid sensor histidine kinase/response regulator, producing the protein MGKKPPENKTDAELRRKALEKLNPYTIPVENLSEAEVRKLAHELQIHQIELEMQAEELRKSQTLLEESRQKYLNLYDLAPVGYFTLDEKGFIHEVNFAGAFMLGAERHSLINKPLSKYIVREDADLFYLHRKRVSETGNKETCELRMLKGDQPFHAQLESRAIPDSKNNINQYLIIITDISARIEAQIKLKEINETLEYQIKVRTKELLQSKKLESMGIMTTGVAHGFNNILAIIDGKIQMLMRENKGREKLLEELRLIRSSVKDGAEIVRRMNKFTKVKEDRDWFVAIDLCEEIKSTIDSTHPGWKECAEREGIAYTINLDGVKHVSCIMGNPLELREVLINIIKNAFDAMPGGGTLSFSTREENGSVVLEISDTGIGMDEETQTKIFDPFFTTKERGTGLGMSIVYGTVKRHGGKIAAQSQKERGSTLILSFPAAKESPGITKSDHEPGKVTPEKRGLRNGILIVDDEATIGKVLSSFLTGEGYNVVFIDNGAGALDLLKKDEFDLVLCDLGMPDISGWDIMNVIADMAKKPKIGIITGFLNASDDFPGNKIKADFVINKPFELDNLLHSINDSLRD; encoded by the coding sequence ATGGGAAAAAAGCCTCCCGAAAATAAAACAGACGCCGAACTCCGCAGAAAAGCATTAGAAAAGCTCAACCCCTATACAATACCAGTCGAGAACCTTTCGGAAGCGGAAGTCCGTAAACTTGCCCATGAATTACAGATTCATCAGATCGAGCTTGAAATGCAGGCGGAAGAACTTCGCAAATCCCAAACCCTGCTTGAAGAATCCAGGCAAAAGTATTTAAACCTTTACGACCTTGCCCCTGTAGGATATTTTACCCTTGATGAAAAAGGCTTCATCCATGAGGTAAACTTTGCAGGTGCTTTTATGTTGGGGGCGGAGCGGCATTCGCTGATAAACAAACCCCTGTCTAAATACATCGTAAGAGAGGATGCCGATCTCTTTTACCTGCATCGTAAAAGGGTGTCTGAAACGGGAAACAAAGAAACCTGTGAACTGAGGATGCTTAAAGGAGATCAACCGTTTCATGCGCAGCTTGAAAGCCGTGCTATTCCGGATTCCAAAAATAACATTAACCAGTATCTTATCATCATAACCGACATTTCAGCACGTATAGAGGCACAGATAAAACTGAAGGAAATAAATGAGACGCTTGAGTATCAAATAAAAGTACGTACAAAAGAACTCCTGCAGTCAAAGAAATTAGAATCAATGGGCATTATGACAACAGGCGTCGCGCACGGGTTTAACAATATCCTTGCAATCATAGACGGAAAGATACAGATGTTGATGCGGGAAAATAAAGGCAGAGAGAAGTTACTGGAAGAGTTGCGTTTGATACGCAGCTCTGTCAAGGATGGCGCTGAAATTGTTCGCCGTATGAATAAATTTACCAAAGTAAAGGAAGATCGTGACTGGTTTGTAGCAATTGACTTATGTGAAGAGATAAAAAGCACGATTGATTCTACACATCCGGGATGGAAGGAGTGTGCAGAGAGAGAAGGAATCGCCTATACCATAAATTTGGATGGTGTTAAACACGTTTCATGCATAATGGGCAATCCTTTGGAATTGCGGGAAGTATTGATTAATATCATCAAGAATGCCTTTGACGCCATGCCGGGGGGAGGAACGCTTTCATTTTCTACAAGGGAAGAAAACGGAAGCGTTGTTTTGGAGATTTCAGATACAGGCATTGGCATGGACGAAGAAACGCAGACAAAAATCTTTGACCCCTTTTTTACCACCAAGGAACGTGGCACTGGATTGGGAATGAGTATTGTTTATGGGACTGTCAAACGGCATGGTGGCAAAATAGCGGCGCAAAGTCAAAAGGAAAGAGGCAGTACCCTTATCCTAAGCTTTCCCGCAGCGAAGGAGTCGCCGGGTATTACAAAGAGTGATCATGAACCTGGCAAAGTGACGCCAGAGAAAAGGGGACTGAGAAACGGCATCCTTATCGTAGATGATGAAGCAACTATTGGAAAAGTATTGAGCAGCTTCCTTACGGGAGAAGGCTATAACGTTGTTTTTATCGATAATGGCGCCGGGGCGTTGGATCTTCTAAAAAAGGATGAATTTGATCTCGTGCTGTGCGACCTGGGCATGCCTGATATATCAGGGTGGGATATTATGAATGTAATAGCTGATATGGCTAAGAAACCAAAGATCGGCATAATAACAGGATTCCTGAACGCTTCGGATGACTTTCCGGGCAATAAGATAAAAGCGGATTTTGTTATCAACAAGCCATTCGAATTAGATAATCTGCTACACTCAATTAATGATTCATTAAGAGATTGA
- the ispG gene encoding flavodoxin-dependent (E)-4-hydroxy-3-methylbut-2-enyl-diphosphate synthase, whose protein sequence is MIKRRNTRTVNVGGVLMGGNSPISVQTMTKTHTEDIDATVKQIKALEAAGCNIVRVAVPTIVTAKCLGAIKRQINIPLVADIHFGHHLALEAISQGVDKIRINPGNMKDRKKLEEIIKAAKGKGIPIRIGVNSGSIRDVGIHEELTALMVKTVLQYCEHFESIGFRDIVLSLKASDVPSTLEAYRSIATQCDYPLHLGVTAAGPPSLATIKSAIGIGGLLSEGIGDTLRVSYTGASELEVEAGFDILEALGLYKRRRADLISCPTCGRCEIDLVKIVEQVRHRLPNDKKHLQIAIMGCIVNGPGEAREVDIGIAGGKGFGFLFKKGEKVRKIPEDRMVDELLEEISLMK, encoded by the coding sequence ATGATTAAAAGACGCAATACGCGAACGGTCAATGTTGGCGGAGTATTGATGGGGGGGAACAGCCCGATTTCCGTGCAAACAATGACGAAGACCCACACGGAGGATATTGACGCGACAGTTAAACAGATTAAAGCGCTGGAAGCTGCCGGTTGCAATATCGTACGTGTTGCCGTTCCCACAATTGTTACCGCAAAATGTCTTGGCGCTATTAAACGGCAGATAAACATACCCCTTGTTGCAGATATACACTTTGGACATCATCTTGCCCTTGAAGCCATTTCACAGGGAGTTGACAAGATACGGATCAACCCCGGCAATATGAAAGACCGGAAAAAACTGGAAGAAATAATAAAAGCCGCAAAGGGGAAGGGTATCCCTATCCGTATAGGCGTTAATTCCGGTTCAATACGGGACGTAGGGATACATGAGGAGCTGACGGCTTTAATGGTCAAAACCGTTTTGCAGTATTGCGAGCATTTTGAATCGATTGGTTTCAGGGATATTGTATTGTCATTAAAGGCGTCTGACGTGCCTTCAACCCTGGAAGCATACCGTTCAATTGCAACACAATGCGATTATCCATTACATCTGGGCGTTACCGCGGCAGGCCCTCCAAGTCTGGCAACCATTAAATCCGCAATCGGTATCGGCGGATTACTTTCAGAAGGCATTGGCGATACGTTACGGGTTTCCTATACCGGCGCATCGGAACTTGAAGTAGAGGCAGGCTTTGACATCCTCGAAGCGCTCGGGCTTTACAAGCGGCGGCGTGCGGATCTTATTTCCTGTCCAACGTGCGGCAGGTGCGAAATCGACCTTGTTAAAATTGTTGAACAGGTAAGACACCGTCTGCCAAACGACAAAAAACATCTTCAGATAGCCATTATGGGGTGTATAGTAAATGGGCCTGGAGAGGCAAGGGAGGTCGATATCGGTATTGCCGGAGGCAAGGGATTTGGGTTTCTTTTCAAAAAGGGAGAAAAGGTAAGGAAAATACCGGAAGATCGGATGGTGGATGAGCTTTTGGAAGAAATTTCCCTTATGAAATAA
- a CDS encoding shikimate kinase — protein sequence MRVFLTGVGCVGKTTTGRALADLLCVKFFDVDDEIETFFEISIERLQARFLTVHSFRNEAAKALIHLLNRPDSRNSVIALPPSGLMGGYLRAVKKSDGLSLYYTTRRRISWRESGSTT from the coding sequence GTGCGAGTTTTTTTAACAGGCGTGGGTTGTGTAGGCAAGACGACGACCGGCAGGGCGTTGGCAGATCTTCTGTGTGTAAAGTTTTTTGATGTAGATGATGAAATCGAGACCTTCTTTGAGATAAGTATCGAGCGACTACAGGCAAGATTCCTTACTGTCCACTCCTTTCGAAATGAGGCTGCAAAGGCACTGATTCATCTGCTGAATCGTCCGGACAGCCGCAACAGCGTAATCGCCCTGCCACCGAGTGGACTGATGGGAGGGTATCTGCGGGCTGTTAAGAAGTCCGATGGCTTATCATTGTACTACACGACACGCCGGAGAATATCCTGGAGAGAATCAGGTTCTACGACATAG
- a CDS encoding nucleotidyltransferase family protein, whose product MINLLQLKPKIESICRVLPIKRLDLFGSVLTQNFAPGSDVDVLVLFDSDENIDLFDKYFELKEQLEKIFKRKVDLVVDKPFRNPIFRKSVDKTRIAIYER is encoded by the coding sequence ATGATTAATCTTCTACAACTAAAACCTAAAATTGAAAGCATTTGTCGGGTATTGCCCATAAAACGACTGGATCTTTTCGGCTCTGTTTTGACTCAAAACTTTGCACCAGGCAGCGACGTAGACGTTTTGGTGCTTTTTGATTCGGATGAAAACATTGATCTTTTTGATAAATACTTTGAATTAAAAGAACAACTGGAAAAAATATTTAAACGGAAAGTAGATCTTGTTGTAGACAAACCATTTAGAAATCCTATTTTCAGGAAATCAGTTGACAAGACAAGGATTGCCATATATGAACGATGA
- a CDS encoding CheR family methyltransferase — protein sequence MVRKKTEAEKKKPAQTGKKEALAKESKVQAKKAVTPTVAKTAMPKTKTIAPARDEKVIKEQTMTFPIVGIGASAGGLEALEGFFSNMPDNSNLAVVVIQHLAPKYKSIMATLLNKYTTMKILEINDGMRALPNCVYLNTPGMDVAIMNRTFQLIQPLEPHAYRLPIDFFFRSLADDLGEKAICIVLSGTGTDGTLGLKAIKGAGGMTMAQDETEAKYDSMPRSAINTGAVDLVLPVERMPGELLKYIKHPYIDSVRSTGATEEKYQNNVTKILLQIRNHTGQDFSQYKQNTIRRRIERRMAVHQIDKIADYLSYIRENTAEIGILYKDLLIGVTNFFRDKDAFDLLKNTVISEIIQRKQTNSALRVWVAGCATGEEAYSIAILIAEIMEKKQRQCNVQIFATDIDSTAIEFARAGIYPDSIAADVSKERLKQFFIKEDNSYKLKKRIREMLVFAAQSLIKDPPFSRLDLVSCRNVLIYMDASLQKKILSVFHYTLNKDGYLFLGSSETIGNFTDLFSTENAKWKIYKRKSGVIEKGVDLPALPTKGVFQSDRKEEKKDYGEINIIQLAEREILNKYAPSFALINEKHEILYVNGNIHKYLLTPPGVPTFNILKMAHEDLRYKLSAILHKISRRKETIIEKEVKIRDNEHFLTIDLTVKPLKTGIATEGLTMIIFDEKLPAEKARKKGKASLKISKEDPQITKLELELKSTKEYLQATIEELETSNEEMKSTNEELQSTNEELQNKLNELSRSNNDLNNLLASTEIATIFLDTKLNIVRFTPMLTKLFNMLLSDIGRSIGDITAKFNTDTLRDDSAEVLRTLVKKECQIQTKEQAFYNMRILPYRTVDNVIDGVVITFIDVTKIKNTEDALRLIESRFDMLNQSSLFGIVLFNPESGVIVDYNKKFEEQTGRSLKEQHTYKIWDCFSPEKTKNPAEFFQGLSKKNETVSMEMNIRRPDGVIVPVCLMSTVIKTSKNIYVQCVVKDLTDPLRT from the coding sequence ATGGTGAGAAAAAAAACTGAAGCTGAAAAAAAGAAGCCAGCGCAGACTGGGAAAAAAGAGGCACTCGCCAAGGAATCAAAAGTCCAAGCCAAAAAAGCTGTTACACCTACCGTAGCAAAAACGGCTATGCCAAAAACAAAAACGATAGCACCGGCAAGGGATGAAAAGGTTATAAAAGAACAAACTATGACATTCCCCATTGTCGGAATCGGCGCTTCTGCCGGCGGGCTTGAGGCGCTCGAAGGTTTCTTTTCCAACATGCCTGACAATAGCAACCTTGCCGTAGTGGTTATCCAGCATCTGGCGCCTAAATACAAGAGCATTATGGCAACACTGCTAAATAAATATACCACAATGAAGATACTGGAAATCAACGATGGAATGCGGGCGTTACCAAACTGCGTTTATCTTAATACTCCGGGGATGGACGTTGCTATTATGAACCGGACCTTTCAATTGATACAACCTCTTGAACCACATGCCTACAGACTGCCTATTGATTTCTTTTTTCGTTCCCTTGCAGATGATCTGGGAGAAAAGGCCATCTGCATCGTGCTTTCAGGAACGGGCACCGACGGCACCCTGGGGCTTAAAGCAATCAAGGGCGCAGGGGGAATGACCATGGCGCAGGACGAAACCGAGGCAAAATATGACAGCATGCCCAGAAGCGCGATAAACACCGGTGCGGTTGATCTTGTCCTGCCAGTGGAAAGAATGCCGGGAGAACTGCTAAAATATATTAAACACCCCTATATTGATAGCGTCAGGTCAACGGGCGCCACGGAAGAAAAATATCAAAACAATGTAACAAAAATACTCCTGCAGATTCGCAACCATACAGGACAGGATTTCTCCCAGTATAAACAAAATACGATTCGGAGAAGGATTGAAAGACGCATGGCCGTTCATCAGATAGATAAAATTGCAGATTATCTCAGTTATATCCGGGAAAATACGGCTGAAATAGGAATTCTTTACAAAGACCTGCTCATAGGGGTTACCAATTTCTTCAGAGACAAGGACGCCTTTGATCTCCTGAAAAATACGGTAATCTCCGAGATCATACAGAGAAAACAGACAAACAGTGCTTTACGCGTCTGGGTGGCTGGCTGCGCCACAGGCGAAGAGGCATATTCCATTGCCATACTCATCGCGGAAATTATGGAAAAGAAACAGCGGCAGTGTAACGTACAGATATTTGCAACCGATATAGACTCGACGGCCATCGAATTCGCGCGCGCGGGTATCTACCCTGACAGTATTGCCGCGGACGTCTCCAAAGAACGGCTGAAACAGTTCTTTATAAAAGAAGACAACTCCTACAAGCTAAAAAAACGGATACGCGAAATGCTGGTTTTTGCCGCTCAAAGTCTGATAAAGGATCCTCCTTTTTCCAGGCTAGACCTTGTATCATGCAGAAACGTGCTGATTTATATGGACGCCTCGCTGCAAAAAAAGATACTGTCGGTTTTTCACTATACCCTGAATAAGGATGGGTACCTTTTCCTCGGGTCATCTGAAACCATTGGTAATTTTACCGATCTTTTTTCAACTGAAAATGCGAAATGGAAAATCTATAAACGTAAAAGCGGCGTTATCGAAAAGGGCGTGGATCTTCCTGCCTTGCCAACGAAGGGAGTCTTTCAATCAGACCGGAAAGAAGAAAAAAAGGATTACGGAGAAATCAATATTATTCAACTTGCGGAAAGAGAGATTCTTAACAAATATGCCCCGTCGTTTGCACTGATCAATGAAAAACATGAGATTCTTTATGTTAACGGCAATATACACAAATACTTGCTAACGCCACCCGGTGTCCCCACCTTCAATATATTAAAAATGGCGCACGAAGACCTGCGTTATAAACTGAGCGCCATTCTCCATAAAATTTCCAGAAGGAAAGAAACTATCATAGAAAAAGAGGTGAAGATACGAGACAATGAACATTTCCTGACGATTGACCTGACCGTCAAGCCACTTAAAACCGGAATAGCAACTGAAGGGCTGACGATGATCATCTTTGATGAAAAATTACCGGCTGAAAAAGCGCGGAAAAAAGGAAAGGCCTCCTTAAAAATCAGCAAAGAAGACCCACAGATTACAAAACTCGAATTAGAATTGAAATCGACAAAGGAATATTTACAGGCAACCATCGAGGAACTGGAAACTTCGAATGAGGAGATGAAATCTACCAATGAAGAATTGCAGTCCACAAACGAGGAACTGCAGAATAAGTTAAATGAATTATCACGTTCCAATAACGACCTCAACAACCTCCTTGCAAGCACTGAGATAGCAACCATATTTCTTGACACGAAACTGAATATTGTCCGTTTTACCCCGATGCTGACAAAACTCTTTAATATGCTGCTGTCGGATATTGGCCGTTCGATAGGCGACATCACCGCAAAATTCAATACGGACACCCTCAGGGATGACTCGGCAGAAGTGCTTAGAACGCTGGTCAAAAAAGAATGCCAGATACAGACAAAGGAGCAGGCGTTTTATAACATGCGTATCTTGCCCTATCGCACAGTAGATAATGTAATAGATGGCGTAGTTATCACATTTATTGACGTTACAAAAATTAAAAATACAGAAGATGCTTTACGCCTGATAGAGAGTAGGTTCGACATGTTGAATCAGTCTTCGCTATTCGGCATTGTGCTCTTTAATCCGGAAAGCGGCGTTATCGTGGATTATAATAAAAAATTTGAGGAACAAACCGGCAGAAGCCTTAAGGAGCAGCATACGTACAAAATATGGGATTGTTTTTCACCGGAAAAGACAAAGAACCCGGCAGAATTCTTTCAAGGGTTGTCAAAGAAAAATGAAACGGTTTCTATGGAAATGAATATTCGAAGACCTGATGGAGTTATTGTTCCCGTGTGCTTAATGAGTACTGTTATAAAAACCTCGAAAAATATATATGTTCAATGCGTTGTAAAAGACCTGACTGACCCGTTGCGAACGTAG